AATCAAACATGCtttgcttcaggtggattacctgttctaaaGTGTTGGTGGTAGGTGGTATGACTGTTGGTGGTTGAATGAAGGAGCTCTGTAATTTCACCTACAGTAGTAAGCTATTTAACATGATTCCCATATTGGTGACTGGTCCCATGAAATAGTCAGTATGATCAGAGCTCAACCAACGAACTGCAGCATACTATAAATGCAGGATATTGAACTGTAACTGTTTATTGGAAGGCACAAATTACATGGAACAAATAAGGTGAAGATTATAAAGGAACAAAGGCAAGATTGTCATAGCAATGCAATGTTTGATTCCCAATGAAGTCACTAGTTAcaattgtgatgtgtgagtccctgtcttgcaccccaaaacacgaggctgagtctgagtactttagcaaaaccagcttttattcagcttgaaacaggaacagcatggttatttattgtagctgggtctaccactctcctatacacagacacagcaatcaggcaggttagtggccaagtaatcctgttccctgcatttataatgatccttgcatcacccatcgacggccgATTGCGTGACTGcaatctttttggatttgctacagtgctgggagcctgtggttgccccagAAACTGATAGGCTGTCTTAAACAGATGTGGTAATCGcgcttcaggatgctctttggCATGTCATCCCGAagtggggagtcccaaaagagtttagaaaccttacacaATATATAGTTTGTAGGTCCTATTCATATCTGGGTACTTTAGTTTTCTTGCAATTATGGCATTAAGATTTAGGTGataatgtcttctttttgcatgtgtatttttttctttttttcatgggTAATCAATTTTGTTCCTTTGAAACTATATGTTTCTATTCATGTGAGTCTCACAGTCTATGACCTGTAGTTGTCTGCTTAAACAGGGACCACATGTCAATTAGTGtctaaacattttgtaaataaaagaaagagtccgtgagaaaatttaattttttccaacccctggaaaacaaaaataaacaagtaataaGGATATTTAATGATGATGGGATTTTGTATTATCCACAAATTAGTTTGAAAACTCTTAGTGTATAGACCGATGCATGTCAAACCACACTCTGCAATTTGCCCTTAAAATATTCTCTGCTACTCCTTTAGACATCTCTGAATCAATTCTATTACTTGAATTGGATCAGACTCAACATATGTCAAAAGCAGGTTGATTAGTGATTCTTATTTGACCCGGTATGGATGAATGTGCATGTTAGTGACCACCACCCTTCCCAAGACTTGATTTTTACTTTGCATCCTATGCTCTGAAATTGTAGTTCAAATGAATTAACAGATTGAGAAAATATTCATGAGGTGGTAAGATTCTTGGACAATAAGTAGGTAAAACAGTAAAAGAATTTGCCTCGAGTTGATGTGGAAAGAAACAGTTAAATAGTTTGAAtgagatatttttttcttcttgttgttcTGGTGATTTTATTTCCCTGCTTACagtctctgtttttttatgtgtGGTCAACAATAGTCACTGACAATTCAGAATACTGTAACTTGGACCTTTCCAGTAACTTATCCAGTACCTTTTCTTTATTATGGAACATTGTCAAGAGTTTTGTAGAGTAACCCATCACAGGGCTTTTTCTCTCGtgtttcatattcagtatctcaaGATCATCATTTTAAATCCAGTTTTTGCCAAAAaccaaattaaaagcaaaaaatgatttaatatgtGGAATTCATTTTTCAACAACAGTGCAATGAGACAAACATCTGCCGCTTCATTCACCATTGTGCAATGAATGAATCTGGAACTGCTTAAACTTCAGTTTAGTTTCAAGACAAGTCACCCAATCATAACTTCATGGTGTTTTAATCATATATTTAATACAGATGCTAATTCAAAAATGATGGGTGGAACTCTAatggaacattcatcattatgACTAAATATCATTTGTgggaataaacataaacaaataaaaaatcatgGGTGGGCATTATGGAGTGGCAGACAGTGCTGCTGCTACATGCACACTTGGTGTCTTGGAATCAATTGCTGGTTTGCTATACATGGTTTTTTATTATCACAATTTTTGTAGATAATCTACTTCCAATCCCTACTGCACTGAAATGCTCCTTATATAAATCAATTGTTTCACCACAAATGCAGTACAGAAAGTGCCAAAATTGACCATTTGTCAAACATGattgaatgaataaatacagtaGCCTCCCGCTTAAGTACACACCCGTTTAAGTACGCATCCCGGTTAAGTACACATATTTTTCCCTAAAATTCTGTGTTCAAGATTTATTAGTTAAACATGTCATGAATCGTCATTTGGCAAAAGCTTTGAAGTTTCTTGCGTTTGGCTTTGAGGGAGACAGCCCGGATCTTGCTCTGAAATGATTCAAACGATTTCTTACGATCATTGAATGTATCACCAGCTTCAATTTGAGCTTCAGAGCAGAGCAGCTGATCCTCGATGTCGAGAACCTGTTTGTAAAGGGATTTGAACCCCTGAAATACAACTCTACTTTCTAAACCGGCATTCAGGTCTTGAGGATCaacatcgtcatcatcatcatccatcaCCGTTTCAACAATTTTCATCGACTCCAAAAGCTCTTCAACATCTTCCAATACCGCAGCAGCATATTCTTCGTTGTTCTCGTCATCAACGTGAACGAAGTCCTCCAGTTGTGATGGAGCGATAGATAAATTCAATGTTTCCAAAGCCTTCGCAACTTCGGTGCCCACATCTTCAACATTGCTATCAGCCTCCAGTTCTGGTTCTAAAGTCATTAGTTTGGCCTTGACAAAAGCATTTTTGATCGAGCTTGACAAAACAGAATCCCAGGCTTCTTTCACATAACTTGCAGCATCGAGCAGGTGCACTGGGTTCCTGTAAAAGACCCCTGCAGCACGTCGTCGCAATCTTCGCCCCTGATCTTTCTTTCGACTTTTCGCCTCCTCGTCAAGTTCGTAAAAGTCAAGAACATCCTTGAGATGCAAATTTTGTATCACTTTTTCAGAGCTGCGATTATTCCCATGTCACAAGGCTGTTTCCAGCTTGTACAATTTGGGGGGAAAGAAAACTATCCGAATATTGTCGCGTTTGAAGGCTTCAAAATGTCCCGGAGCATTGTCCATGAGCAATAGAACGCAACATCCTTTTCGCTTTTTCACTTCTGGAAAAAACACCTCATTGAACCACTTCCAACAGGTTTCTACATCCATCCAAGCTTTCGTTTGATTGAAATAAGGAACTGGCCAATGTCGGTCCTTAATACAAGCTGGTTCTTTGGGTTTTCCGATCAAAGCGCAAGGAATTTTGTGAGTTCCGGTTGCGTTGGCACAAACGATCAGAGAAACTCGATCTTTCGCTTTCTTTTTGCCTCTGGTGGTTGAGATATCCTCGTCTGGCATAAGAAGACTATATCTCGGAAGCAATTGAAAAAACAAGCCGGTCTCATCCATGTTGTAGACATTTTCAGGGTCATATTGAGCG
The sequence above is drawn from the Erpetoichthys calabaricus chromosome 3, fErpCal1.3, whole genome shotgun sequence genome and encodes:
- the LOC127527098 gene encoding jerky protein homolog-like, yielding MLYVWIDSMRRASLPVSPSLAIAKAKSIASSLSIPESDFKASWQWLSRFRVRRGLEKMLLHGEGAEVNKNDPELLAALENLYAIIAQYDPENVYNMDETGLFFQLLPRYSLLMPDEDISTTRGKKKAKDRVSLIVCANATGTHKIPCALIGKPKEPACIKDRHWPVPYFNQTKAWMDVETCWKWFNEVFFPEVKKRKGCCVLLLMDNAPGHFEAFKRDNIRIDVLDFYELDEEAKSRKKDQGRRLRRRAAGVFYRNPVHLLDAASYVKEAWDSVLSSSIKNAFVKAKLMTLEPELEADSNVEDVGTEVAKALETLNLSIAPSQLEDFVHVDDENNEEYAAAVLEDVEELLESMKIVETVMDDDDDDVDPQDLNAGLESRVVFQGFKSLYKQVLDIEDQLLCSEAQIEAGDTFNDRKKSFESFQSKIRAVSLKAKRKKLQSFCQMTIHDMFN